The following coding sequences lie in one Montipora foliosa isolate CH-2021 chromosome 11, ASM3666993v2, whole genome shotgun sequence genomic window:
- the LOC137975694 gene encoding uncharacterized protein has product MENSDSCSAEKDYLRYRPVAGTSQSAFNLNPSIAETSRRSNQTQSRMAESPLVQNVFNMFKSSLEVKLEEKGKQIEGKSGTDKQVGRLRFKGNQKQFEHNAKLDSVLDRIREEADGSNVAAVESLTSIRASASGATDSATGQGIAVMHGSAKVVADPIMPAWPTCLDLPTNATPDKIQDSESSSEGYEDLVQVLRDNDACEFDDSTKFEVQVKGNLRKNLHFWRGIGASPFILSVIEEVYKLPFFAFPKPAAFKNNRSALEHAEFVESALKVLFQSGRVIGCAVPPYVVNPLSVSVQANGKRGLILDLRYVNRHLQKKRIKYEDWKVAISYFESGAYMFTFDLKSGYHHKEVATDHQCYLGFFVG; this is encoded by the exons ATGGAGAACAGCGACAGTTGCTCGGCCGAGAAGGACTATCTACGCTATCGGCCAGTTGCTGGTACCAGCCAATCTGCGTTTAATCTTAACCCATCGATCGCGGAAACCTCCAGAAGGTCAAACCAAACGCAGTCACGCATGGCAGAGTCGCCGCTTGTGCAAAATGTGTTCAATATGTTCAAGAGCTCCTTAGAGgtcaaacttgaagaaaaaggcaaacagATCGAGGGAAAATCAGGGACTGACAAGCAAGTCGGTCGACTCCGATTCAAGGGAAACCAAAAGCAGTTTGAGCACAACGCCAAGCTTGATTCTGTCCTTGACAGAATTAGAGAGGAGGCTGATGGTTCCAATGTTGCG GCCGTAGAGAGTCTAACTTCGATCAGAGCAAGTGCTTCCGGTGCCACAGACTCGGCCACTGGGCAAGGGATTGCTGTTATGCATGGCTCAGCCAAGGTGGTGGCGGATCCAATAATGCCAGCATGGCCGACGTGCCTGGATTTACCTACAAATGCCACACCGGATAAAATCCAGGACAGTGAGTCCTCTTCTGAAGGTTACGAAGACTTAGTTCAGGTACTGCGGGATAATGACGCGTGCGAATTTGACGATAGTACAAAGTTTGAGGTACAGGTTAAAGGAAATTTGCGTAAGAATTTGCACTTCTGGAGGGGCATCGGTGCATCTCCTTTCATTTTGAGCGTCATAGAAGAGGTTTATAAgttacctttctttgcttttccgaAACCCGCAGCTTTTAAGAACAATAGATCAGCGCTAGAGCATGCAGAATTTGTTGAGAGTGCGTTAAAAGTGCTTTTTCAGTCTGGCCGTGTTATTGGGTGTGCCGTACCCCCGTATGTCGTCAACCCTCTTTCTGTATCTGTGCAGGCCAACGGTAAAAGGGGGCTAATTTTGGACTTGAGATACGTGAACAGGCATTTGCAGAAAAAACGTATAAAATACGAGGATTGGAAAGTGGCCATTTCATATTTTGAGTCGGGGGCTTACATGTTCACATTCGATCTTAAGAGCGGTTATCATCATAAAGAGGTTGCAACCGATCACCAGTGTTACCTAGGTTTTTTCGTGGGTTGA